In Camelina sativa cultivar DH55 chromosome 17, Cs, whole genome shotgun sequence, the genomic stretch AGTGTGAATAATCAAGTACGTACTTAAAGATAAAGACATAggcaatttttaaaatatctatttcaaatttttaccaTCGTTGATATCAATAGATTAGAGATATACATACTCAATACTAAAGTATTTTGAGTGGTCGgtgaaatcaaatattctatGATCATACAAAGTAAGATGTTCATTCTCATCCATGATATCGTATCGCTCGCTCATTTTAATTACATCGGATGTCCGTGTAACTACAACATCGAGTCACCCATTGCATCTATAGTACTTCTAAATGATTCAGATTCAGCGTCACCAATCAGTGGTTCTTCAATCAACCTAATGTGATATTTTCGGTtcgcaaatatatatatcagaacaGTATATTGGTTGCACGTAAACAATATGGCTATATCTTATCGTATCAACCGTCCCTCTAAACGATGCAAAAGCCTGATCGAAGCACATAACTATACCTTCGAGCCCAAATCGATAAGCCCAAGTTTTAAAGTGAGAACCACAATACTTGCCTTTGGATTCAGTCTCAAGGTCTTCGACTTATTTCTGGTTCAAATCATTAGAGGTATAGTGGCACCGCCAGTTGACCAGATATAAGTGTCAATCCTTGACCgaatattttaagttaattaTCCCTACCACTAATTGTGTGTTCTAAGGAttaaattgttataatatatagtactaaatatgtgtataatatataaactttcGTACTTAACATTATTGAAAATTGAAGGTGTATAATATGCAAATTCGAAAGTATTAACGAAAGCATATTAAAACGAACATGATGTTCTCTAAATATGTAGTTTCAGGGAAGTTACGGTCCAGCAAAGTCATATATTGCGTGTTTTGCTGAGTTTCGTGGAAAGTGGAGCTGTTACTATCTTGATCtcgttttatttttccttcggTTTGAATTAAGACTAGTCTTCTGATGAATGTTCGTTGAATGACGAAtaataagacaaaataaaagtacatatatgtatatatatatatatattaacgacaaaaacaaaatatttagatacatacataatatattcagataaatacaaaaactggtggtttaattttgaagtgTTTTCGGGTTTTCTTTTGTGATGCTTTAAAATGTAGTTAATCGTCTGTGTAAAGATATAAGCAAAAGCCTCGTCAGTTAAATATTTGTCCGATATGATTGAAGCCCTACTAGGTTACTACTTACTATTGCTTGGATCATTGGGTATCACTTTCTCGTGCTATAACACTTTTGATTGATTGGGGGATATACATTGAATAAAATACTCATGGTCAAACTTTCACAAACAAGCATATATCAGACAACACAAACAGAGGATTGATATCAaacatcatttaattttttagtaCATGAATaacattaaagaaataaaactttaaCGGTTCATGCCGCCTTGGAAGACCGGAGCACCCATCGCCACACCTCCTTGGTTCTGTCTCTCCTCGTTACCGGCCCATCctaaaatatcacattttttttaacgAATGTCAATGTTTTTGGCGATTGcaataaagaaaccaaatcgaaaaagaaaaaaatcgaaaagaATAAGCCGTATATATAAAAGGGAAGAAATAAATACCAAGACTCATATCGTAACCACGGTGCTTGAGTTCACGGTATTGTTGAGTCAAAGCACAGAGCTCACAGCAGAAATGTTTAAGGCAATCTCCACAATCATCACCTCCAATATTGTACTGAGCTCTCATCTTTTTACGATAGAAACACGAGTAGATNCATTCAAAGATCCaaagtttaaaccatacaaCAAAAGAGGCACTCCCCAATGCCAgacaaagaaagataaaatagaTCAACAAAGAGTCCAAGAGAACTTTGAAGCAATAGCTAGGTAGCAGGTTGCCACATGTGAGATCAAGGTTTGTTGAGAGGTCTTCCATGAGTAGCTCAATGGTAAACAAGTTGGTCATAGTCAAGCAAGGACTTAATGACGCTGAAAAGGTGTTCTTAGCGAATGGATGGTGATTGAAGTAACTAGCTAAACAAGTCGATGGAGAAGTGTTGGTCAAGATTTCTCTAAAACCATACTCACGCCGTTGACAAGTTGAATTCCGAGCTAATAAGCCATAAGACTTCAATGATTGTTGAGCAGTAGGGTTCAGCAATGGAGCTGGCATCAGGATTTTTAAAGAACGGTTGGAAACCCATGACAATCTAGGTAGGTTCTCTCTCACAAAGTTGCCTTGGCAAAGGAGATTAAGAATTCTACACACGATTTGACATTGGTTTACCGCAAGCAGGGATAGATCATACCAGAGCTGTAGAACTGATGGCGAAAGATGGGTGTGGAAATTTAATGGTGTCTCAAATAGACCATAAGATTGCAAAGGATGATACTCAATCCGCAAATACCTAAAGACAACTGCAGCAAGGTTCCATACAGGGTGTGTGAAAGACCAAAGCGTGACTGATGTTACCTTTTTCCAATGGAGTCTTCGACCATCGGTTACCAGGAGACAGAGCAGAACACGGCAAAGGAGACACAGAGAAAGTGAGGTATTGGGCTTTACCTTGTTAATACTGCAGGGTTGGTGGGAGTTGAAGAACTTAGGCCTGTTTTGGCTTAATGGGCCTATCCTGAAATCTAGGTCCACtagggaaaaccctagtttcaggATGAAGAGCCGCCAGGGATGAGAGTGGTGGCCGCCCGAGAGATGCGGAGAGGTCTGCGGTGCAGGGTTCTCCGGTGAGTGATACGTCGGCGGCATCCTGCGGTGAGTGTAGTAAGGTGTGCCATTACTAGCTAAGTCCACTGGGGAGAATCCTAGCTTCAGAACTGTTTGCCAAGCTAATACATGGAAAAGACGATTGCCTGAAATAAGCCGATAGATTTGTGCTCCAAGGAGCATCTCCGGTGATTGACAGGTCGGCGGGAGACGTCGTTGGCCTCTGTTTGGTTCGACTATGGAGACTAGGTCCACAGGGGAAAATCCTAGTTCCACAAGTAAATGACATGGTGAATGGTGAAAATTTGGGCTGCCCGAGTTTGACAGAGAGAGGATCTCCGATGAATGATAGATCGGTGGGAGCATGCAATAGTTTTTGGATGGGTCTAAGACAAGTTTTATTAGGGATTGAAAAAGGgttaaaagggagaaaaagtaaagaaaaaacttaaagaGAAATACACTAATCAGAGAGGGAACGAAACAAGTAAAAGCTGGATCGATTAGATCCCGACACCGACGAGCAGGAGCCTTGCCGGCGTCGGAAATTTTGGCTGGGAAAGGGTTCTCGATACTCGTGCCTAGGAGAGAAGAGCGTTAATGATGAGCTGTTACTATCTTgatctccttttttttcctttggtttgAGTTAAGATTAGTCTTCTGATGAATGTTCGTTGAAAGTcgaataaaaagacaaaataaaagtaaatacatacatatacatataaattcaCGAcgaaaacaataatatttagctacatacatcatatatatattcacataaatacaaaaaatcagtggatttctttctttttgcagtTGCAATTAGTGTTTTTCggggtttcttttgttttaaaatgtaatatattcACATAAAATGTAGTTATATTCAAcgtatataaaaaatcaaaagtgtttgatttaatttatcATATTAGTTTATAATCATTTGGGTCATTGGGCGTCACTTTCTCGTTATATTATaacacttttgatttttttatatacattgaATAAAATACTCAGTTTCAAACTTTCACAACAAGCATATCAGACAACACAAACAGAGGATTAATATCAAACATCGTTTATTTTAGTACATAATGAATaacattaaagaaataaaactttaaCGGTTCATGCCGCCTTGGAAGACCGGAGCACCCATCGCCACACCTCCTTGGTTCTGTCTCTCCACGTTACCGGCCCATCCTaaaataccacatttttttaataagaaatgtcaattttttttgcgATTGCAATAAAGAAACCtaatggaaaaaagaagaaaaataaataccAAGACTCATATCGAAACCACGGTGCTTGAGTTCACGGTATTGTTGAGTCAAAGCACAGAGCTCACAGCAGAAATGTTTAAGGCAATCTCCACAATCATCACCTCCAATATTGTATTGAGCTCTCATCTTCTTACGATAGAAACACGAGTACATACATCCACAACCGATTACTGCGGTTATCAAAGCGTATAGTGCTCCAGCCGTACCACACgctgaaaattaatttataaactcccaattatttatctttatatgTTAAACTTGACAAAGCTTTCTCAGAGTTTTGTGTGTTATAAGTAAGTAATTAACTTACAGGTGGATCCTTGATCTACAATCTCTGCTACTTGGCCGAATGTAATACATGGACACCAGAACGTGATACAACCTGTCCATTCATTTTTGCaagacatatattaatttagggttgtttacttgtttcaGCTGCTTTAACGTAGACAAATACAAGCAAATGTGTGAAAAGAGTAATTACAGTTGGGGCAGTCGGTGAAGCAATCACAGAAGCCTGTGGACCATTCCCCTTCAGCATGAGGCTTGGCATGAAGGTGTTGAGCTTCCATGGAGGGAGAGAGattgagtgagagagagagactaactTTTAATTAATAGAGAAAATGTGTTTAAGGTTTTGTAACAAAGGAAGAAGGATGGCTGTGTGTTTATAAGGACGTCACTGGTTCGGTTCCATTATTTATTTAACTCGTCAGAACCTCAACCTTGTTTTATCTTCAAAGTAGCCATCACCGTTTACTTACTATTTCCTTGACTTTTTCCAAgtctttctagttttttttgaataaggaatatatttcaaatttttagtggATAATGTGAGGGATGAGGTATGCGAAACAAACTACACATATATAAAACTGTTTTCCCTatttctcaccaaaaaaaaaaagaagaagaagttagacTTGgcattacaaatttacaatgaCTCACAAATTTCACAACGATAATTATTACTCTAAGCGCTACTTCTAAGCTAtcattatttgttaaaaaaatttacactaATAGAAAATTTTCGGTTTTAGTTTTATTACTCTGAATTCTTCTAATCCAATcactattttacatttttttgaataaagtcTTTC encodes the following:
- the LOC104755793 gene encoding protein PLANT CADMIUM RESISTANCE 2, whose amino-acid sequence is MEAQHLHAKPHAEGEWSTGFCDCFTDCPNCCITFWCPCITFGQVAEIVDQGSTSCGTAGALYALITAVIGCGCMYSCFYRKKMRAQYNIGGDDCGDCLKHFCCELCALTQQYRELKHRGFDMSLGWAGNVERQNQGGVAMGAPVFQGGMNR